A portion of the Saccharomyces paradoxus chromosome XV, complete sequence genome contains these proteins:
- the THI72 gene encoding thiamine transporter (Transporter of thiamine or related compound~similar to YOR192C) → MSFGAKVSKFLRFLEIPAKDRASVNFLRNPDLQPIKSANQTWGFWSNFAYWGVLSFNVGMWIGGSSALTVGLSYSETIGAFIIADILTIMFALANSCPGYDWKVGFTLAQRFVFGIYGSALGIIVRILMSIVYYGSNAWLGGLCVNMILDSWSHHYLHLPNTLSSKVAMTTKELIGFIIFHVLTAFCYFMKPYHMNYILIWSCVGTFFSMLGMVIYLTKNAHGVGDLFTSTKSTATGSAKAWAWVYTISYWYGSVSPGCTNQSDFSRFGSSNCAIWTGTIVALLIPATLIPVFGIIGASACEKLYGQTFWMPMDIFDNWLTTNYSAGARAGTFFCGLCFVMSQISYTISNCGFASGMDLAGLLPKYVDIKRGAIFAACVSWACLPWNFYNSSSTFLTVMSSFGVVMTPIITVMICDNFLIRKRQYSVTNAFVLNGEYYYTKGVNWRAIVAWVCGMAPGLPGIAWEVNNDYFHNTGIINFFYGDSFFSFLISFFVYWGLCTFFPFKITVKHDDKDYYGAFTDEEARKKGMVPYSEISEEEIRAYTLGECYTTGHEYQPESSDDQQPELIKTSSENTKVFEIVHQKDNEKESSTSSEQIA, encoded by the coding sequence ATGAGTTTCGGTGCTAAAGTCTCTAAATTTTTGAGATTTTTAGAAATTCCTGCTAAAGATAGGGCCTCCGTGAATTTTCTGAGGAACCCTGATTTGCAACCTATCAAGTCTGCAAATCAAACATGGGGGTTCTGGTCTAATTTTGCGTATTGGGGTGTTCTGTCATTCAACGTCGGTATGTGGATAGGCGGTTCGTCTGCACTAACTGTTGGGTTGAGTTACTCAGAGACCATTGGTGCATTTATTATTGCCGATATCTTGACCATTATGTTTGCCTTGGCCAACTCTTGTCCTGGTTATGACTGGAAGGTCGGTTTCACTCTGGCTCAAAGATTCGTCTTTGGAATTTACGGTTCAGCCCTTGGTATCATCGTCAGAATTTTAATGAGTATTGTCTATTACGGTTCGAACGCTTGGTTGGGTGGTCTTTGCGTAAACATGATATTGGATTCCTGGTCTCACCATTACCTGCATCTACCTAATACTTTGTCCTCGAAAGTTGCCATGACCACCAAGGAATTGATCGGCTTCATTATCTTCCATGTCCTCACCGCGTTCTGTTACTTTATGAAACCATACCATATGAACTACATTTTAATTTGGTCGTGTGTTGgtactttcttttccatgCTGGGTATGGTAATTTACTTGACTAAGAACGCTCATGGTGTTGGTGACTTGTTTACCTCGACTAAATCAACAGCCACTGGTTCTGCAAAGGCTTGGGCTTGGGTTTATACAATCTCGTACTGGTACGGTTCCGTTTCTCCAGGTTGCACCAATCAAAGTGACTTCTCAAGATTTGGTTCCTCTAATTGCGCTATCTGGACCGGTACTATAGTTGCTTTACTAATACCAGCAACTTTGATCCCAGTCTTCGGTATTATTGGTGCTTCCGCTtgtgaaaaattatatGGTCAAACATTTTGGATGCCTATGGACATCTTTGACAACTGGTTGACAACTAACTATTCCGCAGGCGCTCGTGCAGGTACATTCTTCTGTGGTCTTTGCTTTGTTATGTCTCAAATTTCTTATACGATCTCCAACTGTGGATTTGCCAGTGGTATGGATTTGGCTGGTTTGTTACCCAAGTATGTTGATATCAAAAGAGGTGCTATTTTTGCCGCATGTGTCTCCTGGGCTTGTTTACCATGGAACTTTTACAACTCCTCTTCTACTTTCTTAACTGTCATGAGTTCTTTCGGTGTCGTTATGACGCCTATTATTACCGTCATGATCTGTGATAACTTCCTGATCAGGAAGAGACAATACTCCGTTACCAATGCCTTTGTCCTAAATGGTGAATACTACTACACCAAGGGTGTGAACTGGAGAGCTATTGTTGCCTGGGTTTGTGGTATGGCTCCCGGTCTGCCCGGCATTGCGTGGGAAGTCAATAACGACTATTTCCACAACACTGGtattataaattttttctatggtgattctttcttttccttcttaatttcttttttcgtcTATTGGGGACTATGTACCTTTTTCCCATTCAAAATTACTGTTAAACATGATGACAAAGATTACTATGGTGCATTCACCGACGAAGAAGCAAGAAAGAAGGGCATGGTTCCATACAGTGaaatttctgaagaagaaatccgTGCTTACACGTTGGGCGAATGTTACACCACTGGACACGAATATCAACCTGAAAGCTCTGATGACCAACAACCTGAGTTGATTAAGACTAGCTCAGAAAACACAAAAGTATTTGAAATCGTTCATcaaaaagataatgaaaaggaatccTCTACTTCCAGTGAACAAATTGCCTAA